In the genome of Megalops cyprinoides isolate fMegCyp1 chromosome 7, fMegCyp1.pri, whole genome shotgun sequence, one region contains:
- the nol4lb gene encoding nucleolar protein 4-like b isoform X2, which translates to MSDPTWISADHGPASDQSPSHGERMHSPQNAHKEEDDDSSSESGSGNGMHALTPPSAGGVTAAESGGGGGGGVGPYAEVNGNGAVAPLDFSTTSSSSSSEDQQPMNLSERLPAGPLLGPFQPDPPDGLRRKYPGKPAHPTELRLDRDIRDYGNKSPQYSSGSYDSVKTEMCPEDLTVSRVQVADDDDDDHDDHDDSDKMNDTEGVDPERLKAFNMFVRLFVDENLDRMVPISKQPKEKIQAIIESCSRQFPEFQERARKRIRTYLKSCRRMKKNGMETRPTPPHLTSAMAENILAAACESETRKAAKRMRLDVYQAHDEQIALDKPSSREPATLAHSAYSLATTAYPQDQLYINGGLNYSYRGYGGLGASMQHPVSLTTGTAQSNGPTDLSMKSLASNSSSSSSNSHGRGGGGGGTSAQLSPTEITAVRQLIAGYRESAAFLLRSADELESLILQQN; encoded by the exons ATGATTCCTCCTCGGAGAGCGGCAGCGGGAACGGGATGCACGCCCTGACCCCTCCGTCGGCGGGTGGCGTGACCGCGGCCGAGAGcggcgggggcggcggcggcggcgtgGGGCCGTACGCGGAGGTGAACGGGAACGGGGCGGTGGCTCCCCTGGACTTcagcaccacctcctcctcctcgtcctccgaGGACCAGCAACCCATGAACCTGAGCGAGCGGCTGCCCGCCGGGCCGCTGCTCGGCCCCTTCCAGCCGGACCCTCCCGACGGCCTGCGCAGGAAGTACCCCGGCAAGCCTGCCCACCCCACCGAGCTGCGCCTCGACCGTGATATCAGGGACTACGGCAACAAG tcTCCTCAGTACAGCTCAGGGAGCTATGACTCGGTAAAGACGGAGATGTGTCCAGAGGACCTGACCGTGAGCCGGGTGCAGGTGGCGGACGACGACGACGATGACCACGATGACCATGACGACAGCGACAAGATGAATGACACAGAGGGCGTGGACCCTGAGAGGCTAAAAGCCTTCAAT ATGTTCGTGAGGCTGTTTGTGGATGAGAATCTGGACCGCATGGTACCCATCTCCAAGCAGCCCAAGGAGAAGATCCAGGCCATCATCGAGTCCTGCAGCCGCCAGTTCCCAGAGTTCCAGGAGCGCGCTCGCAAGCGCATACGCACCTACCTCAAGTCCTGCCGCCGCATGAAGAAGAATGGCATGGAG ACGCGGCCCACGCCCCCACACCTCACCTCCGCCATGGCTGAGAACATCCTGGCGGCCGCCTGCGAGAGCGAGACACGCAAGGCCGCCAAGAGAATGCGCCTGGATGTCTACCAGGCTCAC gaTGAGCAGATTGCACTGGACAAGCCGAGCTCCCGAGAGCCGGCCACCCTGGCGCACTCTGCGTACTCCTTGGCCACCACGGCCTACCCCCAGGACCAGCTCTACATCAACGGTGGGCTCAACTACAGTTACCGTGGTTACGGAGGCCTAGGCGCCAGTATGCAACACCCTGTCTCCCTGACAACCGGCACTGCGCAGAGCAACG GGCCAACTGACCTCAGCATGAAGTCTCTGGCATCAAACTCCTCGTCGTCTAGCTCCAACAGCCacgggcggggcgggggcggcggAGGCACCTCGGCACAGCTCAGCCCCACCGAGATCACCGCGGTCCGGCAGCTCATCGCCGGCTACCGCGAGTCAGCCGCCTTCCTGCTGCGCTCGGCGGACGAGCTGGAGAGCCTGATCCTGCAGCAGAACTGA